One genomic region from Candidatus Nanopelagicales bacterium encodes:
- a CDS encoding class I SAM-dependent methyltransferase: protein MAKPTKWQTETDEGHSQWYIERFRTMAAEGVDLSGEARLIDAMAAPHSRILDAGCGPGRVGAVLAERGHTVVGVDADPELIRAAIDDHPGPKWLVTDLAELTLATIDEVQPFDAVVVAGNVLTFLAEGTEVAVLTNLREVLAPDGFIVVGFGVDRGYSLDQFDHDVAAAGLRVDQRFSTWDVRPWQVDASFAVSVLRHAVSN, encoded by the coding sequence ATGGCCAAACCCACCAAATGGCAAACCGAAACCGACGAGGGTCACTCGCAGTGGTACATCGAGCGTTTTCGGACGATGGCTGCCGAGGGCGTCGACCTCTCGGGTGAAGCTCGCCTAATCGATGCGATGGCTGCCCCGCACTCTCGGATCTTGGATGCAGGCTGTGGGCCCGGCCGAGTTGGTGCGGTGCTCGCCGAGCGTGGGCACACGGTCGTCGGCGTCGATGCCGACCCCGAACTGATCAGGGCGGCAATAGACGATCACCCTGGACCGAAGTGGCTCGTTACCGATCTTGCGGAGTTGACCCTCGCGACAATTGACGAGGTGCAGCCGTTCGACGCTGTTGTGGTTGCTGGCAATGTCCTGACGTTCCTCGCGGAGGGAACTGAGGTCGCGGTCTTGACCAACCTTCGAGAGGTCTTAGCCCCCGACGGGTTCATCGTCGTTGGCTTCGGCGTCGATCGCGGATACTCACTCGACCAGTTCGACCACGACGTTGCCGCGGCGGGCCTGCGAGTCGACCAGCGATTCTCGACGTGGGATGTCCGGCCGTGGCAGGTGGACGCGAGCTTCGCAGTGAGCGTGCTACGACATGCTGTTTCCAACTAG
- a CDS encoding DUF3097 family protein, translating into MSDRYGADVLSSDPHRRPGPALPVVEASVGLVVECAESGFCGSVVRTEKSIEGRTVELEDHDGKTRVFVMREGSFLIDGKPVTLAAPRVGQARPTRTLSGSAAAAAGPAKVARGSRILVEGIHDGELVEKIWGGDLREEAIVVEPLHGADNLMEWLLEFGPTRHRRVGVLLDHMVPGSREQRIADQVSGQLGANVLIVGHPYVDVWQAVRPAVLGLDSWPTVPRGESWKAGVLRAIGWDPDERLAWRRIINSVSSYTDLEPSMLGRVEELIDFVTVDPSLR; encoded by the coding sequence ATGAGCGATCGATATGGCGCGGACGTACTCTCCAGCGATCCACACCGCCGCCCCGGACCGGCACTTCCCGTGGTCGAGGCTTCGGTAGGCCTCGTTGTCGAGTGCGCTGAGTCCGGTTTCTGCGGCTCGGTCGTCCGGACTGAGAAGTCCATCGAGGGACGAACGGTCGAATTGGAAGACCATGACGGAAAGACCCGCGTCTTTGTCATGCGCGAGGGATCGTTTCTGATCGATGGGAAGCCTGTGACACTGGCCGCCCCGCGCGTCGGCCAAGCGAGGCCCACTCGAACACTGTCCGGATCGGCAGCCGCTGCTGCGGGTCCAGCCAAAGTCGCAAGGGGCAGTCGGATCCTGGTCGAGGGAATCCACGATGGCGAGCTTGTCGAGAAGATCTGGGGCGGCGATCTGCGCGAGGAGGCGATTGTGGTCGAGCCGCTTCATGGAGCGGACAACCTCATGGAGTGGCTTCTGGAATTCGGGCCGACCCGCCATCGGAGAGTAGGCGTACTGCTCGACCACATGGTTCCCGGATCTAGAGAGCAGCGGATTGCCGACCAGGTCAGTGGACAACTGGGTGCGAACGTTCTGATAGTCGGACATCCGTACGTCGATGTCTGGCAGGCCGTGCGTCCGGCAGTCCTCGGTCTGGATTCCTGGCCGACTGTGCCACGAGGTGAGTCATGGAAGGCGGGGGTCCTGCGCGCAATCGGATGGGATCCCGACGAGCGGCTCGCGTGGCGGCGCATCATCAACTCGGTGTCAAGTTACACCGATCTTGAGCCGAGCATGCTTGGTCGGGTTGAGGAACTCATCGACTTCGTGACCGTGGATCCGTCGCTGCGCTAG